Proteins encoded by one window of Mycoplasma capricolum subsp. capricolum ATCC 27343:
- a CDS encoding sodium:solute symporter, with product MNSLILFTEKTTNAAIKSFHWVDYVVLVIYLLFTLSIGLYFQLKSKLQKANNTDEYFKAGGKTPGWVAGFSIYATTLSAITYMATPAKAFSSDWLFAFGNLTIFIATPLLIRFIIPFFKKLNDVSGYGFLEKRFSYFLRVSASLMFILFHVIRVGLIIYLPTIALTAVTNINPYLIAIIIGVFCVISTVLGGLNGVIWSDFIQAVVLIGGILLAIIFALVKIENLSEVNNIVINNHKLLEKESIIPQNWAKPWILVLFFGQLINTFYQYIGSQDVVQRYQSNQSFKQVKKGLWTNAILALITILLFYGMGTLLYAFYVQKTGLTNIEDIMKSIGIKANNQILPYFIVTVLPVGISGLIIAGIYSASMSTISSSLHSAATCIVEDILVRIKPNLKDKEKMYWAKGLILGIGLLGTIASIILIISKADNLLDLFAAVIGLFGTSVTVIYLLGIFTKRTSNIGAILGSISSFIIVFAIFIVNKTSKTTVVSDFYGIILAFIVGLLLGYLSSFIFKNKKIDKLEGLTIHTFSKQDFNKMIEDGEKEWQEIKANENQFKKDLIKKIKQKKVAKSN from the coding sequence ATGAATAGTTTAATTTTATTTACTGAAAAAACTACTAATGCTGCTATTAAATCATTTCATTGAGTAGATTATGTAGTATTAGTAATTTACTTATTATTTACATTATCAATTGGTCTATACTTTCAACTTAAATCAAAACTACAAAAAGCTAATAATACTGATGAATATTTTAAAGCTGGAGGAAAAACCCCAGGTTGAGTAGCTGGTTTTTCAATTTATGCAACTACTTTATCAGCTATTACTTATATGGCTACACCAGCAAAAGCCTTTTCATCAGACTGGCTATTTGCATTTGGAAATTTAACAATTTTTATTGCAACTCCATTATTGATTAGATTTATAATTCCGTTTTTTAAAAAATTAAACGATGTTTCTGGATATGGTTTTTTAGAAAAACGTTTTAGTTACTTTTTAAGAGTATCTGCTAGTTTAATGTTTATTTTATTTCATGTTATTAGGGTTGGTTTAATTATTTATCTACCAACTATTGCTTTAACAGCAGTTACAAATATTAATCCTTATTTAATAGCAATAATTATAGGTGTATTTTGTGTAATTTCAACTGTTTTAGGTGGTTTAAATGGTGTTATTTGATCTGATTTTATTCAAGCTGTTGTCTTAATAGGTGGAATTTTATTAGCAATTATTTTTGCTTTAGTAAAAATAGAAAATCTATCAGAGGTAAATAACATTGTAATTAATAATCATAAATTACTAGAAAAAGAATCAATTATTCCACAAAACTGAGCTAAACCTTGAATACTAGTTTTATTTTTTGGTCAATTAATTAACACTTTTTATCAATATATAGGTTCACAAGATGTTGTTCAAAGATATCAATCAAATCAAAGTTTTAAACAAGTAAAAAAAGGTTTATGAACTAATGCTATTTTAGCTTTAATTACTATTTTACTATTTTATGGTATGGGAACATTATTATATGCTTTTTATGTTCAAAAAACAGGCTTAACTAATATAGAAGATATAATGAAAAGTATTGGAATTAAAGCAAATAACCAAATCTTACCTTATTTTATAGTAACAGTACTACCAGTTGGTATAAGTGGGTTAATAATTGCTGGAATTTATTCAGCATCAATGAGTACAATATCATCATCACTTCATTCAGCTGCTACTTGTATTGTTGAAGATATTTTAGTAAGAATTAAACCTAATTTAAAAGATAAAGAAAAGATGTATTGAGCAAAAGGATTAATTTTAGGTATTGGTTTATTAGGAACTATTGCTTCAATAATTTTAATTATTTCTAAAGCTGATAATTTATTAGATTTATTTGCTGCTGTTATTGGATTATTTGGAACTTCAGTTACTGTAATTTATTTATTAGGTATTTTTACAAAAAGAACTTCAAATATTGGAGCAATTTTAGGATCAATTAGTTCATTTATTATTGTTTTTGCTATTTTTATAGTTAATAAAACATCAAAAACTACTGTAGTTTCAGATTTTTATGGAATTATTTTGGCATTTATAGTTGGATTATTATTAGGATATTTATCAAGTTTTATTTTTAAAAATAAAAAAATTGATAAATTAGAAGGTTTGACTATACATACTTTTTCAAAACAAGATTTTAATAAAATGATTGAAGATGGTGAAAAAGAATGACAAGAAATTAAAGCCAATGAAAATCAATTTAAAAAAGATTTAATTAAAAAAATTAAACAAAAAAAAGTAGCTAAAAGTAATTAG
- a CDS encoding YhcH/YjgK/YiaL family protein yields MIYDKISNLNRYLNIHKNIDLAIKFIQEHDLKSLKDGINVINDKLFYNKFTTKTLDINDAIFESHDKYLDLHIIISGDEYIGHEFVSDLKEQVLYNQKDDVYLYKTKTTKTIYQNDQSFSLFFSTDAHSPKIKANFNQITKIVFKILYD; encoded by the coding sequence ATGATTTACGATAAAATTTCTAATTTAAATAGATATTTAAATATTCATAAAAATATTGATTTGGCTATTAAATTCATTCAAGAACATGATTTAAAATCTCTTAAAGATGGAATTAATGTTATAAATGATAAACTATTTTATAATAAATTTACTACAAAAACACTAGATATAAATGATGCTATTTTTGAATCGCATGATAAATATTTAGATCTTCATATCATTATTAGTGGAGATGAATATATTGGTCATGAGTTTGTAAGTGATTTAAAAGAACAAGTTTTATATAATCAAAAAGATGATGTTTATTTATATAAAACAAAAACCACAAAAACAATTTATCAAAACGATCAAAGTTTTTCTTTATTTTTTTCAACAGATGCACATTCACCAAAAATCAAAGCTAACTTTAACCAAATTACTAAAATAGTTTTTAAAATTTTATATGACTAA